Proteins from a single region of Desulfobacter postgatei 2ac9:
- a CDS encoding PEP/pyruvate-binding domain-containing protein: MKKLISFFKNFFSKPGPPDTGPDAETLRVEFQERYHHFKMLLNANNRALEIMTEIEQALSLKRPFGTSFIRSKSTAITVSLLRLLKNLEQLSGGKYNALYKQFDDICLNIEQIIEQKKESKDERFIIPISSIDLTKTDLVGSKMANLGEILNLVKLKVPPGFTITARAYDYFLEHNSLQTEINRRFVSTDITDMDALFALSKDIQKLIIESPLPEILENEIHKAYHDLELEMGSRSFSVALRSSAMGEDSAANSFAGQYRSELNVRKEELSQKYKDVIASKYSFTAITYRLNKGIRDEDIFMSAGCISMVDARSGGVMYTRNPLDAGDDSIFINSSWGLPKAVVDGSVDCDLFTVTRDLSPRISFKDIKEKGTRFLCNADTGVCRFENTNETKDQPSISDAEILELTDLAIRIEGYYGSPQDVEWAIDQSGSIYILQSRPLQQMEAHRHNIPEDTVQEAGRNILASGGTTIFPGAVSGEVFILNSPDNMSNFPNHGILVVSQALPIWASLLNKASAILSEHGTFAGHLANVAREFNVPAIFGIKNVCTLLKTGDEITVDSSRVCIYKGKIDLPAQEVMTGKTSFEIGPVYNILLRLSRYVVPLNLLDPYSPDFKPENCRTLHDITRFAHEKSVEEMFSFGKDHDFSERSSKQLFYKVPMQWWILNLDDGFKEDTHDKYIRLENISSIPMMALWDGIIAVPWAGPPPIDHKGLAAVMFQSTTNRALEPGMKSAYTERNYFMISKNFCSFSSRLGYHFSITEALVSERALENYISFRFKGGAADTRRRIRRIQFIADILTEHLFRVEVREDSLVARVEGYEMDFMTERLNILGYLIMHTRQLDMIMSNESAITRYRKKIDTDIQNVVLAKS, encoded by the coding sequence ATGAAAAAACTTATCTCTTTTTTCAAAAATTTTTTTTCAAAACCCGGACCACCTGACACGGGGCCGGATGCCGAAACCCTGAGAGTAGAATTTCAGGAACGGTATCATCATTTCAAAATGCTTTTGAATGCCAACAACAGGGCATTGGAGATCATGACGGAAATCGAACAGGCCCTTTCACTCAAGAGGCCTTTTGGCACCTCGTTTATTAGGAGCAAAAGCACTGCCATTACGGTAAGTCTTCTTCGGCTGCTTAAAAATCTGGAACAGCTCAGTGGTGGAAAATATAACGCACTTTATAAACAGTTTGATGACATCTGCCTGAACATCGAACAGATTATTGAGCAAAAAAAAGAAAGTAAAGATGAACGGTTCATTATCCCGATATCGTCTATAGACCTTACCAAGACAGATCTGGTGGGCAGTAAAATGGCAAACCTCGGAGAAATTCTAAATCTTGTCAAACTGAAGGTGCCTCCCGGTTTTACCATTACCGCTAGGGCTTATGACTATTTCCTGGAACATAACTCTCTTCAAACCGAGATTAACCGGCGATTTGTTTCTACCGATATAACGGATATGGACGCTCTTTTTGCCTTAAGCAAAGATATTCAGAAACTGATCATTGAATCCCCCCTTCCCGAGATTCTTGAAAACGAAATTCATAAGGCTTATCATGACCTTGAGCTGGAAATGGGCTCAAGGTCATTTTCTGTCGCCCTCAGGAGCAGTGCCATGGGAGAGGATTCCGCCGCAAATTCTTTTGCCGGACAATATCGGTCTGAACTCAATGTCCGCAAGGAGGAGCTCTCACAAAAATACAAAGATGTCATTGCAAGTAAATACAGCTTCACAGCCATCACTTACCGCCTTAACAAAGGGATCCGTGATGAGGACATCTTCATGAGTGCGGGTTGTATCAGCATGGTGGATGCACGTTCAGGTGGTGTGATGTACACCCGGAATCCGCTTGATGCAGGGGATGATTCAATATTTATCAACTCATCATGGGGGCTTCCCAAGGCTGTTGTTGACGGAAGTGTGGACTGTGATCTTTTTACGGTTACCCGGGATTTGTCCCCACGGATTTCATTTAAAGACATTAAGGAAAAAGGAACTCGCTTTCTGTGTAATGCTGACACCGGGGTCTGCCGTTTTGAAAATACCAATGAAACTAAGGATCAGCCTTCCATCAGTGATGCAGAGATATTGGAGCTGACAGACCTGGCCATCCGGATTGAAGGATATTACGGATCGCCTCAGGATGTTGAATGGGCCATTGATCAGTCCGGAAGCATTTATATCCTTCAATCCCGACCGCTTCAGCAGATGGAAGCCCACAGGCATAACATTCCGGAAGACACTGTTCAGGAGGCAGGAAGAAATATTCTGGCCTCAGGCGGGACGACCATCTTTCCGGGCGCTGTCAGTGGTGAAGTATTCATCCTGAACAGTCCGGACAATATGTCGAATTTTCCGAATCATGGAATCCTCGTTGTCAGCCAGGCCTTGCCGATCTGGGCCTCGCTGCTCAATAAGGCATCTGCGATCCTTAGCGAGCATGGTACCTTTGCCGGCCACTTGGCCAATGTGGCAAGAGAATTCAATGTCCCGGCCATATTCGGAATTAAAAACGTTTGCACGTTACTGAAAACCGGTGATGAGATTACGGTGGACAGCAGCCGGGTGTGTATCTACAAAGGGAAAATAGATCTCCCGGCTCAGGAGGTGATGACTGGAAAGACCAGCTTTGAGATAGGTCCGGTCTACAATATCCTTCTTCGCCTCAGCAGGTATGTTGTTCCGCTCAATCTCCTTGATCCGTATTCTCCTGATTTCAAGCCGGAAAATTGCAGAACCCTTCATGATATCACCCGGTTTGCCCATGAAAAATCCGTGGAGGAAATGTTCAGTTTCGGCAAGGATCATGATTTTTCGGAACGGTCCAGTAAACAGCTCTTCTATAAAGTCCCCATGCAATGGTGGATTTTAAACCTGGATGACGGGTTTAAAGAAGATACCCATGATAAGTACATCCGGCTGGAAAATATATCATCCATCCCCATGATGGCCCTCTGGGACGGAATCATCGCTGTTCCCTGGGCAGGCCCGCCGCCCATTGACCATAAGGGGTTGGCGGCCGTGATGTTCCAGTCCACGACAAACAGGGCACTGGAACCCGGCATGAAGTCGGCCTATACGGAACGTAATTATTTTATGATTTCAAAGAATTTCTGCAGTTTTTCCTCCCGCCTGGGGTACCATTTTTCCATCACCGAAGCCCTGGTCAGTGAAAGGGCTTTAGAAAACTATATCAGCTTCCGGTTTAAAGGCGGCGCTGCAGATACACGTCGCCGGATCAGGCGCATCCAGTTTATTGCAGATATCCTGACTGAACACCTTTTCAGGGTCGAAGTCCGTGAAGACAGCCTTGTGGCAAGGGTCGAGGGATATGAAATGGACTTTATGACGGAGCGGTTAAACATCCTTGGGTATCTGATCATGCACACCCGTCAGCTGGATATGATTATGTCCAACGAATCGGCCATCACCCGCTACCGAAAAAAAATTGATACCGATATACAAAACGTTGTGCTTGCAAAATCCTGA